One genomic region from Anabaena sp. PCC 7108 encodes:
- a CDS encoding universal stress protein, whose protein sequence is MIEKILLAVSGLGHAEEMLKTLREMPSIQSAKVTVLHVVSGQSTSAAMTAKWEEGGKILANAIQSLNLDPSQVSSILRQGDPKDVVCQVAEEVDADLIIMGSRGLKRLQSILSNSVSQYVFQLSSRPMLLVKDDIYVKRIKRVMVAIDNSEAATNCLNLALFLLRGVTGGQLVLANVNTDLGGKLSGITDIKPEKNSVLGLAVAEAERQNVAVRCVTSSGKTGEEICRLAEELNVDLLLLGSPDRRPSIAKSFVDLDRLIGASLSDYVRVNATCPVLLARTVA, encoded by the coding sequence ATGATAGAAAAAATTTTGCTGGCTGTCTCTGGACTGGGACACGCGGAAGAAATGCTCAAGACATTGAGAGAAATGCCATCAATCCAATCTGCAAAAGTTACAGTTCTGCACGTTGTTTCTGGGCAAAGTACTTCTGCTGCTATGACAGCTAAATGGGAAGAAGGTGGTAAAATCCTCGCTAATGCAATTCAGTCTTTGAACTTAGATCCTAGTCAGGTTTCTTCGATTTTGCGACAAGGTGATCCCAAGGATGTAGTTTGTCAAGTAGCTGAAGAAGTTGATGCTGACTTGATTATCATGGGTTCACGAGGACTAAAGCGATTACAATCGATTTTATCGAACTCAGTTAGCCAGTATGTTTTTCAATTGTCTTCTCGTCCCATGTTGCTGGTTAAAGATGACATTTATGTCAAAAGAATCAAGCGTGTGATGGTGGCTATAGATAATTCTGAAGCAGCTACAAATTGCTTGAATTTAGCTCTATTTTTGTTGCGTGGTGTCACAGGTGGTCAGTTAGTTTTGGCTAATGTCAACACAGATTTAGGCGGCAAATTATCAGGAATTACTGATATCAAACCAGAAAAAAATTCAGTTTTGGGACTTGCAGTTGCTGAGGCTGAAAGACAAAATGTTGCGGTTCGTTGTGTCACTAGTAGTGGCAAAACTGGGGAAGAAATTTGTCGTTTAGCTGAAGAACTGAATGTAGATTTATTATTGCTGGGTTCTCCAGATCGTCGTCCATCTATTGCTAAGAGTTTTGTGGATCTAGACAGACTTATTGGTGCTTCTTTGTCTGACTATGTTCGAGTCAATGCGACTTGTCCTGTATTGTTAGCGCGGACGGTTGCATAG
- a CDS encoding DUF2235 domain-containing protein has translation MQMKRIIVCFDGTWQTLETSYPSNVVKMAQAIKPVSDDHIYQTLFYDQGLGTGNLVDKIGGGAFGWGIDQAIQKAYCFLCLNYENGDEIYLFGFSRGAYTARCLAGLIYCSGLLKRQYIRKIPEAYKLYRNRDEDTHPSAKTAVDFRQKYGENVPIEVLGCWDTVGSLGVPDLIPYIPIDNWLNRKYEFFDTKLNHRIKKAFHAVAIDENRKAFDVTPMTPHSPNQVTQIWFPGVHGCVGGGTESTRGLSDQALDWMMDQVSAIGLELDKSCVEDKIQPNYQTLFHQDSKILDIPLPKVLRKVDGQFSDLHDSVKKRWQDASLNYRPGNLSKFQDQLNTWKS, from the coding sequence ATGCAAATGAAACGGATTATTGTCTGCTTTGATGGAACATGGCAAACACTAGAAACTTCATATCCAAGTAATGTGGTAAAAATGGCTCAAGCTATTAAACCAGTTTCTGATGATCACATTTACCAAACATTATTTTACGACCAAGGTCTGGGAACTGGAAACTTAGTTGATAAAATAGGAGGTGGTGCTTTTGGTTGGGGAATTGACCAAGCGATTCAAAAAGCCTACTGTTTTTTGTGCCTTAATTATGAAAATGGAGATGAAATTTATCTATTTGGTTTCAGTCGTGGTGCTTATACTGCACGCTGCTTGGCCGGATTAATTTATTGTTCAGGATTATTAAAAAGACAATATATTCGCAAGATTCCCGAAGCTTATAAGCTTTATCGAAATAGAGACGAAGATACTCATCCTAGTGCTAAAACAGCAGTTGATTTTCGTCAAAAATATGGTGAAAATGTACCTATTGAAGTCCTAGGATGTTGGGATACTGTGGGTTCTTTAGGTGTTCCAGACCTGATTCCTTATATCCCAATAGATAACTGGCTTAATAGGAAATATGAGTTTTTTGATACTAAGCTCAATCACCGGATTAAGAAAGCATTCCATGCGGTTGCAATTGATGAGAACCGCAAAGCATTTGATGTAACTCCTATGACTCCTCATAGTCCAAACCAAGTAACACAAATATGGTTTCCTGGTGTACATGGTTGTGTGGGAGGAGGAACAGAATCAACGAGAGGTTTATCAGATCAGGCACTCGATTGGATGATGGATCAAGTATCTGCAATTGGACTAGAATTAGATAAAAGCTGTGTTGAAGATAAAATTCAACCCAATTATCAAACTCTTTTTCACCAGGATTCAAAAATATTAGATATTCCTTTACCAAAGGTACTGCGTAAAGTTGACGGTCAGTTTTCAGATTTGCATGACAGTGTCAAGAAACGTTGGCAAGATGCTTCACTTAATTATCGACCTGGAAATCTGAGTAAATTTCAAGATCAACTAAATACCTGGAAATCATAA
- the sfsA gene encoding DNA/RNA nuclease SfsA codes for MTDWLYRYPTLYSGILLKRYKRFFADVQIASGEVVTAHCPNTGPMTGVSTIGSAVQLSKSDNPNRKLAYTLELIQVQDTEPTWVGVNTALPNRVVKLALEKHLFPELGDYNQVKSEVVYGQDKKSRVDFLLTGNDEQISIYLEVKNTTWTQGNLALFPDTETTRGQKHLRELMALLPQSRGVMLYFINRGDCPEFAPGDSTDPVYGKLLREAINLGLEVLPCRFDVSPEGIRYLGLAKLKI; via the coding sequence ATGACTGATTGGCTTTATCGCTATCCAACTCTATATTCTGGCATTTTACTCAAACGCTACAAGCGCTTTTTTGCCGATGTTCAAATAGCTTCAGGGGAAGTAGTAACAGCGCACTGTCCCAATACAGGCCCAATGACTGGAGTCTCAACTATTGGTAGTGCAGTACAGCTTTCTAAAAGTGATAATCCTAACCGCAAATTAGCTTATACCTTAGAGTTAATTCAAGTACAAGATACAGAACCCACTTGGGTAGGTGTGAATACAGCTTTACCAAATCGGGTAGTGAAATTAGCTTTAGAAAAACATCTTTTCCCAGAATTAGGTGACTATAACCAAGTCAAAAGTGAGGTAGTTTATGGACAAGATAAAAAAAGTCGAGTAGATTTTTTATTAACAGGCAATGATGAACAAATCTCAATTTATTTAGAAGTCAAAAATACGACTTGGACACAAGGTAATTTAGCGCTATTTCCCGACACAGAAACCACAAGAGGACAAAAACATTTACGGGAATTAATGGCACTTTTACCCCAAAGTCGAGGGGTGATGCTGTATTTTATCAATCGGGGTGATTGTCCAGAGTTTGCCCCTGGAGATAGCACCGACCCTGTATATGGTAAGTTGTTACGGGAAGCCATAAATCTGGGTTTAGAAGTCCTACCCTGTCGCTTTGATGTTTCTCCAGAGGGTATTCGTTATTTGGGTTTAGCAAAACTGAAAATTTAA
- a CDS encoding 2OG-Fe dioxygenase family protein yields MQEVSCATELEYAFLFSLRKVNSINTEDLQPFFHNLPIDPYIKGEYRSRRLSRVVVSGDNLIKLPHGHLFQSRDYNPLLGDIKREFEELDDGLVELDIFKQVISAFCDSCQLHPEAEIGVHQIRTSCSPGHLGNPAPEGIHQDGTDFIGIFAVGRDNIQGGETHLYKAKKEKPVFNKILQPGELLLVNDHDFFHFTTPIKPQNPAIGTRDVFVLTSPSLISD; encoded by the coding sequence ATGCAAGAAGTCTCGTGCGCGACGGAATTAGAATATGCTTTTCTGTTTAGTCTCAGAAAAGTAAATTCAATTAATACTGAAGATTTACAGCCATTTTTTCATAATTTACCAATTGATCCTTACATTAAAGGAGAATATCGATCCAGAAGGTTATCGCGGGTGGTAGTTTCAGGAGATAACTTGATTAAACTTCCTCATGGACATCTATTCCAAAGCCGAGATTATAATCCCTTATTAGGTGATATCAAAAGAGAGTTTGAAGAATTAGATGATGGGTTGGTAGAACTGGATATTTTTAAGCAAGTTATTTCAGCATTTTGTGATTCTTGTCAACTTCACCCAGAAGCCGAAATTGGTGTTCATCAAATTAGAACTTCTTGTTCACCTGGTCATTTGGGAAATCCTGCACCGGAAGGTATTCATCAAGATGGTACGGATTTTATTGGGATATTTGCTGTGGGTAGAGACAATATTCAAGGTGGAGAAACACATTTGTATAAGGCTAAAAAAGAGAAACCAGTTTTTAATAAAATTCTCCAACCAGGAGAACTACTTTTAGTTAATGATCATGATTTTTTTCACTTTACAACTCCTATTAAACCTCAAAATCCAGCTATAGGAACTAGAGATGTTTTTGTGCTGACTTCTCCTAGTTTAATTTCAGATTGA
- a CDS encoding tetratricopeptide repeat protein — translation MNEEFYNRGLEKAQKQDYAGAIAEFNQAIQTDPYFSAAYVKRGLAYYNSGAILQAVSDYTEAIKLDAKSVQAYYGRALARLGLKNLPGCLEDVEKAIQLNLNFAAGYNLRGMVRRKQGYIEDAIANFKKAAELYLQQKDKENCRLCLEKIKQIQPKEQITVNPPSSFQPIPVISTQDYFTQLLDKAEKGDTGEAIADLNWILKADSQDAQAYCCRGVVRCKMGNYQEAIADFNQALQLNFQDAIVYRNRGKARSQLGDHQGALLDFNQAIKIEPENGLVYVARGNVYRSMCNYLAAIQDYAQALEINPQDAQAYYNRGLAYTFLEEMSNAIADYQKAASIFCEQEDWENYQQVLNSLQKIQSSIPGTNKATHNLLRQKLLRLVGGYWEIAQRLIQQKKFVYPGMSEEWYLQKVIDDWERDRS, via the coding sequence ATGAATGAGGAATTTTACAATCGGGGATTAGAAAAAGCTCAAAAACAAGATTATGCTGGTGCTATTGCAGAATTTAACCAAGCTATCCAAACTGATCCGTATTTTAGCGCAGCTTACGTAAAAAGGGGTTTAGCGTATTATAACTCAGGTGCAATTCTCCAAGCTGTTTCTGATTATACTGAAGCTATTAAACTGGATGCTAAAAGTGTTCAAGCTTATTATGGTCGTGCTTTAGCAAGGTTAGGGCTGAAAAATTTACCTGGTTGTTTAGAAGATGTAGAAAAAGCGATTCAGCTGAATCTTAATTTTGCTGCTGGTTACAATTTGCGGGGGATGGTGCGACGCAAACAGGGATATATTGAAGATGCGATCGCTAATTTTAAAAAAGCCGCAGAATTATATTTACAACAAAAGGATAAAGAAAATTGTCGTCTCTGTTTAGAGAAGATTAAACAAATACAACCTAAAGAACAAATTACAGTAAATCCACCCAGTAGTTTTCAACCGATTCCTGTCATATCTACTCAAGATTATTTTACGCAATTATTAGATAAGGCGGAAAAAGGAGACACAGGAGAAGCAATTGCTGATTTAAATTGGATTTTAAAAGCTGATTCCCAAGATGCACAAGCTTATTGCTGTCGTGGGGTGGTGCGTTGTAAAATGGGAAATTATCAAGAAGCGATCGCAGATTTTAATCAAGCCCTACAACTAAATTTTCAAGATGCTATTGTTTATCGCAACCGGGGAAAAGCTCGTTCGCAGTTAGGAGATCATCAAGGGGCGTTATTAGATTTTAACCAAGCAATCAAGATAGAACCAGAAAATGGTTTAGTCTATGTTGCTAGAGGTAATGTTTATCGATCTATGTGTAACTATCTGGCTGCTATTCAAGACTACGCCCAAGCCTTAGAAATTAATCCCCAAGATGCACAAGCTTACTACAATCGCGGACTTGCGTACACCTTTTTAGAAGAAATGTCAAATGCGATCGCAGATTATCAAAAAGCAGCGAGTATATTTTGTGAACAAGAAGACTGGGAAAATTATCAACAAGTATTAAATAGCCTACAGAAAATCCAGTCATCTATCCCAGGAACAAACAAAGCCACCCATAATCTACTACGTCAAAAACTGTTACGTCTAGTGGGGGGATATTGGGAAATCGCTCAAAGACTGATTCAGCAAAAGAAATTTGTGTATCCAGGGATGTCGGAAGAGTGGTATTTACAAAAAGTGATTGATGATTGGGAGCGCGATCGCAGTTAA
- a CDS encoding serine/threonine-protein kinase, with protein MICCLNPDCSNPQNPEGNQLCQTCQTPLVQLLRNRFRVMRVLSDEGGFGRTYLSEDTDKLNDYCVIKQLAPKFQGTWSQKKAMELFSEEAKRLRELGEHPQIPTLLAYFEQDNCLYLVQQFIDGNNLLKELQLRKTYRDWDIQSILLDLLPIIQFIHERGVIHRDIKPENIIRRKSDGRLVLIDFGSSKQLTAKGQKKHGTSIGSHGYSSIEQIRDGKAYPSSDLFSLGATCFHLLTGISPFQLWMEHGYSWVKTWHNYLRTPVSNELAQVIDKLLQIDVKHRYQSANEVIKDLSKQYTHLLPPASNSFVQLPKNKTSSYPKKYLLLRNILLVAGVILSLGLGESGYRHFRKLKTGLSSSFSPPPISKVKSDAIVHQSQEKLSEKMSLVKTLVGNKDFISSVAISPDGKIIASSGDCKKGCAKKNTIINLWNISTGEEIARLKGHKQKINVVAISPDGKNLISASDDYTIKVWDLSTKKLIHTLISHTDAVHALAISADGKTLVSASDDKTIKVWNLAVGKLIRTLKGHSYWVRTVAISPNGVTLASGSFDRTIKLWNIAQEKPIQTLTPNSQTVTSLAFSPDGKILASVSRDSDALRRYRKIKLWNLETGTEIPTLIGQDNNVTTIAFSPDGKILASANRDRSIKLWDVSTDKEISTLQGETSTVTSLAFSGDGKTLVSGGEDNKIKIWRLSQ; from the coding sequence ATGATTTGCTGCTTAAATCCAGATTGTTCAAATCCCCAAAATCCAGAGGGAAATCAGCTTTGTCAAACTTGTCAAACGCCCCTAGTACAACTTTTAAGAAATCGCTTCCGAGTGATGCGGGTGCTTTCAGATGAAGGGGGATTTGGTAGAACCTACCTATCAGAAGATACAGATAAATTAAATGACTACTGTGTCATTAAACAATTAGCACCAAAATTCCAAGGAACTTGGTCACAAAAGAAAGCAATGGAGTTGTTTAGTGAAGAAGCAAAGCGACTTCGTGAACTAGGAGAACATCCACAAATTCCCACTCTATTAGCTTACTTTGAGCAAGATAATTGTTTGTATTTAGTACAGCAGTTTATTGATGGAAACAATTTATTAAAAGAGTTGCAATTAAGAAAAACCTATAGAGATTGGGATATTCAATCTATTTTGCTAGATTTGTTACCTATTATCCAGTTTATTCATGAGCGGGGAGTTATTCACCGCGATATCAAGCCGGAAAATATTATCAGACGTAAAAGTGACGGAAGATTAGTTTTAATTGATTTTGGATCTTCCAAACAATTAACAGCTAAAGGTCAGAAAAAACATGGTACATCAATTGGTTCACATGGTTATTCTTCCATTGAACAAATTAGAGATGGAAAAGCTTACCCTTCTAGCGATTTATTTAGTTTAGGGGCTACTTGCTTTCATTTATTAACGGGAATTTCTCCTTTTCAATTGTGGATGGAACATGGATACAGTTGGGTGAAAACTTGGCATAATTATTTGCGAACTCCTGTGAGTAATGAACTAGCACAAGTTATTGATAAGCTTTTACAAATAGATGTTAAACATCGCTACCAATCAGCTAATGAAGTTATTAAAGACTTAAGTAAACAATATACACATCTATTACCACCTGCTAGTAATTCATTTGTCCAATTACCAAAAAATAAAACATCCTCTTATCCAAAAAAATATCTTTTACTCAGAAATATTCTTTTGGTAGCTGGGGTGATTTTATCTTTGGGCTTAGGAGAATCTGGTTATAGACATTTTCGCAAATTAAAAACTGGTCTTTCCTCTAGTTTCAGTCCACCACCAATTAGTAAGGTTAAGAGTGATGCTATTGTCCATCAATCTCAAGAGAAGTTGTCGGAGAAAATGTCTTTGGTGAAAACTCTCGTTGGAAATAAAGATTTTATTTCGTCTGTTGCAATTAGTCCAGATGGTAAAATTATTGCTAGTAGTGGTGATTGTAAAAAGGGCTGCGCTAAAAAAAATACCATAATTAATTTATGGAATATTAGCACAGGCGAGGAAATTGCCAGACTGAAAGGACATAAACAAAAGATAAATGTGGTAGCTATTAGCCCAGATGGCAAAAATCTCATCAGTGCGAGTGATGATTACACAATTAAAGTTTGGGATTTAAGCACTAAAAAGCTAATTCATACCTTAATAAGTCATACTGATGCAGTTCATGCTTTGGCTATTAGTGCTGATGGAAAAACTTTAGTCAGTGCTAGTGATGACAAAACAATTAAAGTTTGGAATTTAGCAGTAGGAAAGCTGATTCGTACCCTTAAAGGTCATTCTTACTGGGTGCGAACTGTGGCGATAAGTCCTAATGGTGTCACTTTAGCTAGTGGTAGTTTTGACAGGACTATTAAATTATGGAATATCGCTCAAGAAAAGCCAATTCAGACGCTTACACCAAATTCCCAAACAGTGACATCGTTAGCTTTTAGCCCAGATGGTAAAATTCTCGCAAGTGTTAGCCGCGATAGTGATGCTCTTCGCAGGTATCGCAAAATTAAATTGTGGAATCTCGAAACTGGAACAGAAATTCCCACTTTGATTGGACAAGATAATAATGTGACTACTATTGCTTTTAGTCCAGATGGTAAGATTTTAGCTAGTGCTAACCGCGATCGCTCTATTAAATTATGGGATGTGTCCACAGATAAGGAAATAAGCACCTTACAGGGAGAAACTAGTACAGTTACATCTCTGGCTTTTAGTGGTGATGGTAAGACTTTGGTTAGTGGTGGGGAAGATAATAAAATTAAAATTTGGCGGTTGTCTCAATAG
- a CDS encoding 2TM domain-containing protein: MTAFESNSLRSYSQEEVQQILQLAIARQTHDHNQEFSYQQIIEIAAELQISPEIVKSAEQDWLGQQNEVQQRKAFEVYRWSKFKKRLSNYTIVNIFLLLMDLIGGNTLSWSLYILLFCSLALVLDIWNTFQTKGEEYETAFQKWNRKHQIKQTINTVLNKWFKTWQA; this comes from the coding sequence ATGACCGCCTTTGAATCTAACAGCCTACGTTCTTATAGCCAAGAAGAGGTGCAGCAAATTCTGCAATTAGCGATCGCTCGTCAAACCCACGATCATAATCAAGAATTTTCCTATCAGCAAATTATAGAAATTGCTGCTGAGTTACAAATCTCACCTGAAATCGTAAAAAGTGCAGAACAAGACTGGTTAGGACAACAGAATGAAGTGCAGCAGCGCAAAGCTTTTGAGGTTTACCGTTGGAGTAAATTTAAAAAGCGCCTCAGTAATTATACTATTGTCAATATCTTTTTGCTGCTGATGGATTTGATTGGTGGCAATACTCTTTCTTGGTCACTTTATATTTTACTATTTTGCAGTTTAGCCCTAGTGCTTGATATCTGGAATACCTTTCAAACCAAAGGTGAAGAATACGAAACTGCTTTCCAAAAGTGGAATCGTAAGCATCAAATCAAACAGACTATCAATACTGTCTTGAATAAGTGGTTTAAAACATGGCAAGCTTAA
- a CDS encoding ROK family protein encodes MLEDNGSIRTLSVDIGGSGVKVMVLDITGKPLTERGRLETPQPATPEVVINAIVMLASSQGEYHRVSVGFPGVVRCGVTETAANLDKNWIGFDLATALSGRLNKPVQVINDADMQGLGAIAGKGVELVITLGTGFGSALFVDGRLVPNMEMGHHLFRQGKTYEEQLGRAALEKIGDKKWNRRLQKAIASLQSLFNYDCLYIGGGEAVRVNMNLPLNVKLIPNITGLLGGIALWEE; translated from the coding sequence ATGCTAGAAGATAACGGATCAATTCGCACTCTATCGGTGGATATTGGCGGTAGTGGTGTTAAGGTGATGGTTTTGGATATTACAGGTAAACCCTTAACCGAAAGGGGACGGTTAGAAACCCCTCAACCCGCGACACCAGAAGTAGTAATTAATGCCATTGTTATGTTAGCTTCATCTCAAGGTGAGTATCATCGAGTTTCTGTCGGTTTCCCTGGTGTGGTGCGTTGTGGAGTCACGGAAACAGCCGCAAACCTAGATAAAAATTGGATTGGGTTTGATTTAGCAACAGCACTGTCTGGGCGATTAAACAAGCCCGTTCAGGTAATTAATGATGCAGATATGCAAGGACTAGGTGCAATTGCAGGTAAAGGTGTGGAATTGGTGATTACCTTGGGGACTGGTTTTGGTTCCGCTTTATTTGTGGATGGTAGGTTAGTACCAAATATGGAGATGGGACATCATCTCTTTCGTCAAGGGAAGACTTATGAAGAACAGCTAGGACGTGCAGCCTTAGAAAAAATTGGGGATAAAAAATGGAATCGGCGCTTACAAAAAGCGATCGCATCTTTGCAAAGTTTGTTTAATTATGATTGCCTTTATATCGGCGGTGGTGAAGCTGTGCGAGTAAATATGAATTTGCCCTTAAATGTCAAACTCATTCCCAATATCACTGGTTTATTAGGTGGTATTGCTTTATGGGAAGAATAG
- a CDS encoding prephenate/arogenate dehydrogenase: MKIGILGLGLIGGSLGFDLQSQGHHVLGVSRRESTCKKAVELGSVNEASVDMSLLASADVVFICTPIGLIVPQVEQLIAHLPRTTIVTDVGSVKTPIVEAITPIWENFIGGHPMAGNTDVGIEAAQRNLFVNRPYVLTPVTTTPTDAIAVLEEIVRSLGSIIYHCQPEKHDRAVSWISHLPVMVSASLIAACLSEIDLEIAHLAENLASSGFRDTSRVGGGNPELGVMMAQYNRQALLHSLHQYRQNIDEFIDLISQEKWEMLEQKLQLNQQQRPKFIKD, from the coding sequence ATGAAAATTGGTATTTTAGGACTCGGACTCATAGGCGGTTCCTTAGGTTTTGATTTACAGTCGCAAGGACATCATGTTTTAGGGGTTAGCCGTCGTGAATCAACCTGTAAAAAGGCTGTTGAATTGGGTAGTGTTAATGAAGCCTCAGTTGACATGAGCCTATTGGCATCAGCCGATGTTGTATTTATTTGCACCCCCATAGGACTTATTGTGCCTCAAGTTGAACAATTAATTGCTCATTTACCTAGGACTACTATCGTGACTGACGTGGGTTCAGTCAAAACACCAATAGTCGAGGCAATTACCCCAATTTGGGAAAATTTTATTGGTGGTCATCCAATGGCGGGAAATACAGATGTAGGCATAGAAGCTGCACAGCGAAATTTGTTTGTTAATCGTCCTTATGTACTAACACCAGTGACAACAACGCCCACAGATGCTATTGCAGTGCTGGAGGAAATTGTGCGATCGCTTGGTTCTATTATCTACCATTGTCAGCCAGAAAAACATGATCGCGCTGTCAGTTGGATTTCTCATTTACCTGTTATGGTTAGTGCTTCTTTGATAGCTGCTTGTTTAAGTGAAATAGACCTAGAAATTGCCCACCTTGCTGAAAATCTCGCTAGTTCAGGTTTTCGAGATACCAGCCGTGTTGGTGGTGGAAATCCAGAATTAGGGGTAATGATGGCACAATATAATCGTCAGGCATTGCTACACTCATTACATCAATACCGTCAAAATATCGACGAATTTATTGACCTGATTTCACAAGAAAAGTGGGAAATGTTGGAGCAAAAGTTGCAGTTAAATCAACAGCAGCGACCTAAGTTTATTAAAGATTGA
- a CDS encoding pentapeptide repeat-containing protein — protein sequence MTIEELLEKYATGVLDFSGAELAEVNLSGTKLNGVNLSQANLSVANLSGINLSEANLSYAKLNVARLSGSNLAGAILNNSSLNVANLIRADFSRTQLRHASLVRAELIRTNFTRADMSEANLNSADLREATLHQANLRHANLSEANLRGSCLREANLEMANLNGTDLTSSDLSGANLRDSELRQSQLCMANLSGADLSGANLRWADLRGANLIWADLSGAKLSGANLTGADLSNANLTNTSLVHANLTQTKLIKVEWIGADLTGATLTGTKLYATPRFGLKIEGIKCDWVDLSPTGDRTIIQNFNDEESREFFNATPPTIRIIVDLPLEHEANFVLAGTYYQIAQEYAGLIQIPSVENGSRRTIFTFRVDSDEALLPTAFMAILPFKDAAATQKNIYTMVEMINKETISNQSFKSAGLVKKIIFLVEEAFNKSKTIKQTKKNLEVAAKLKFFRAPTQTILTNSNAQSLTIYDHPNFGKRLMNRPIGGSSVDDLAIKSEYITPSLQMTLDFVQGFYLLG from the coding sequence ATGACTATAGAAGAATTACTAGAAAAATATGCAACGGGAGTCTTAGATTTTAGTGGTGCTGAACTGGCTGAAGTGAACTTGAGCGGCACTAAACTTAATGGTGTTAATCTGAGTCAAGCTAATTTGAGTGTAGCTAACCTCAGTGGCATAAATCTCTCCGAAGCTAATTTGAGTTACGCCAAACTTAATGTAGCCAGACTAAGCGGATCAAATCTAGCTGGAGCTATTCTTAACAACTCCAGTCTCAACGTCGCTAATTTGATTAGAGCCGATTTTAGTCGCACTCAATTGCGTCATGCTTCTCTAGTTCGAGCTGAGTTAATTCGCACAAATTTCACTCGCGCTGATATGAGTGAAGCGAACCTCAACAGTGCCGATTTACGAGAAGCTACATTGCATCAAGCAAATCTCCGTCACGCTAACTTGAGCGAAGCCAATTTAAGAGGCTCTTGTTTACGGGAAGCCAACTTAGAAATGGCTAATCTAAACGGTACAGATTTGACTTCTTCCGATCTCAGTGGGGCAAATTTACGTGATAGCGAGTTGAGACAGTCCCAACTTTGCATGGCTAACCTCAGTGGAGCAGACTTAAGTGGCGCAAATCTTCGTTGGGCTGATTTGAGAGGAGCAAATCTAATTTGGGCAGATTTAAGTGGCGCAAAACTCAGCGGAGCTAACTTAACTGGGGCTGATTTAAGCAATGCTAATTTAACTAATACAAGTTTAGTACACGCTAATTTAACTCAGACAAAATTAATCAAAGTAGAATGGATTGGTGCTGACTTAACTGGTGCTACCTTAACGGGAACAAAACTTTACGCCACTCCTCGTTTTGGCTTAAAAATTGAAGGCATCAAATGCGACTGGGTTGATCTTTCTCCTACAGGAGATCGCACCATCATCCAAAATTTTAATGACGAAGAATCACGGGAATTTTTTAATGCTACTCCGCCGACAATTCGCATTATTGTTGACTTACCTTTAGAACACGAAGCCAACTTTGTTCTCGCTGGTACTTATTACCAAATAGCTCAAGAATATGCGGGATTAATCCAAATACCCAGCGTAGAAAACGGCAGCCGTAGAACTATTTTTACCTTTCGAGTCGATAGCGATGAGGCTTTATTACCAACAGCTTTTATGGCTATTCTTCCCTTTAAAGATGCCGCTGCCACCCAGAAAAATATTTACACGATGGTAGAGATGATTAATAAAGAAACTATCTCTAACCAAAGTTTTAAATCAGCTGGACTTGTCAAGAAAATTATATTTTTAGTAGAGGAAGCTTTTAATAAGTCAAAAACCATTAAACAGACGAAAAAAAATCTAGAAGTAGCAGCAAAATTAAAGTTTTTTAGAGCGCCAACCCAAACAATATTAACAAATTCTAATGCTCAATCTTTAACTATTTATGATCATCCCAACTTTGGCAAACGATTGATGAATCGTCCTATCGGTGGTAGTTCAGTTGATGATCTAGCCATTAAATCAGAATATATTACACCTTCGCTACAGATGACCTTAGATTTTGTGCAAGGATTTTATTTACTTGGATAA